The Ensifer canadensis genome has a segment encoding these proteins:
- a CDS encoding YciI family protein, with the protein MPKLITIGYGDPADYDRTPKSARDAAHAQDAKLRSDGAVMGIAGEPVQVRNPDAHGVETRDGPFMSSALPIAGFAIIEAADLSEAIKKVSCVPCAVAHGVVEVWPLKQAT; encoded by the coding sequence ATGCCCAAGTTAATCACAATCGGATATGGCGATCCGGCCGACTACGACCGCACGCCCAAGTCCGCCAGAGACGCCGCGCACGCCCAGGACGCCAAACTTCGGTCCGACGGCGCTGTGATGGGGATCGCTGGCGAACCGGTGCAGGTTCGCAATCCAGACGCTCACGGCGTGGAAACCCGCGATGGACCGTTCATGTCGTCCGCCTTGCCGATCGCCGGTTTCGCCATCATCGAAGCTGCCGACCTGAGCGAAGCTATCAAAAAGGTTTCGTGCGTGCCCTGTGCGGTTGCGCATGGCGTCGTTGAAGTTTGGCCATTGAAACAGGCAACTTGA
- a CDS encoding LysR substrate-binding domain-containing protein: protein MSNLRKKLPPLTALTAFEAAARLSSFTRAATELGVTQAAVSRQIHLLEEDFGFPLFRRLHRKIELTEKGKLLSAAAGDAFNLIADTVADLRSEGPDDELAISATISFSHFWLLPRIAAFSRAHPEIKLRIITQDARTSIETSDVDLAIRYGTGTWSDGQAELLFDDEVFPICSADYLLTAGEVRTPQDLVGHPLISSDTEDPTWTGWEEWLAAFSVKAPKKARGLRCSFYIEAIYAAMNGQGIALGWNRLVADLIQQTRLVRLTDASIRTRAAYFVVVPTRKPKKESGRLFIEWLREVSASAV, encoded by the coding sequence ATGTCGAACCTGAGGAAGAAACTACCGCCGCTCACCGCCTTGACGGCATTTGAAGCGGCGGCCCGCTTGTCCAGCTTCACGCGCGCGGCGACGGAGCTCGGTGTTACTCAGGCTGCCGTAAGCCGGCAAATCCATTTGCTGGAAGAAGATTTCGGTTTCCCCTTGTTTCGGCGGCTCCACCGCAAGATCGAATTGACGGAGAAGGGCAAGCTGCTTTCAGCAGCGGCCGGCGACGCGTTCAATCTGATTGCCGACACCGTAGCCGACCTCCGATCTGAAGGCCCGGATGATGAGTTGGCCATCTCGGCGACCATTTCCTTCTCGCACTTCTGGCTTCTGCCAAGGATCGCCGCGTTTTCTCGCGCCCATCCCGAAATCAAACTTCGCATCATTACGCAGGATGCCCGAACAAGCATCGAGACAAGCGATGTAGACCTGGCGATCCGCTACGGAACCGGTACTTGGTCGGACGGTCAGGCGGAGCTATTGTTCGACGACGAAGTTTTCCCGATTTGCAGCGCAGATTATTTGCTCACGGCTGGCGAGGTCCGCACACCGCAAGATCTTGTCGGCCATCCTTTGATATCAAGCGATACGGAAGATCCTACATGGACGGGCTGGGAGGAGTGGCTAGCGGCCTTTTCCGTGAAGGCGCCGAAAAAGGCCCGAGGCCTTCGATGCAGTTTCTACATCGAGGCCATTTATGCCGCAATGAACGGGCAAGGCATTGCGCTCGGTTGGAATCGTCTAGTGGCCGACCTTATCCAGCAAACTCGCTTGGTCCGTCTTACTGATGCATCCATCCGCACCAGGGCGGCCTACTTCGTCGTCGTTCCAACAAGGAAGCCAAAAAAAGAAAGTGGGAGACTGTTCATTGAGTGGCTGCGCGAGGTTTCCGCTTCCGCGGTTTGA